ACCAACCTCAATAACTGTTGTAGCAACCATTATATTGGTTTTTCCTTCCGAGAAACGTTTCATTTCTGAATCTTTATCTGCGGGTTTCATTTTTCCATGAAGAATTGAAATAGAATATTTAGGCAAGGGGAAATCACGCGAAATACTCTCGTAACCATCCATTAAATCTTTGAAATCCATCTTTTCAGACTCTTGAATTAATGGATATACAATATAAATCTGTCTTCCTAAAGCTATTTCATCACGCAAAAATTTCCAAACCTTTAGACGGTTACTATCATAACGATGAACGGTTTGAATAGGTTTACGCCCTGGAGGCAATTCGTCAATTACAGAAATATCCAAATCTCCATATAAACTCATTGCTAAAGTTCTTGGAATAGGAGTGGCGGTCATAACTAATACATGTGGCGGAATTTCGTTCTTTTTCCATAATTTAGAACGTTGCTCAACACCAAAACGATGCTGCTCATCTATTACAGCTAATCCTAAATTTTTAAATTTAACTTTATCCTCCAGCAATGCATGTGTACCTATTATAATATGCAAACTACCATTTTCCAGTTCTTCATGAATAATTCTTCTAGCGGCAATTCTAGTAGAACCAGTTAGTAATTTTACATTGATATTTAAGGTTGCTGCTAGTTCTGATAATCCTACAAAATGTTGATTAGCTAAGATTTCCGTTGGAGCCATTAAACATGCCTGAAAACCATTATCCATTGCCAATAACATACTCATAAAGGCAACAATTGTTTTTCCAGACCCCACATCTCCTTGCAATAATCGATTCATTTGGGCATTACTCCCCATGTCAACACGAATTTCCTTAATTACCCTTTTTTGAGCATTGGTAAGTTGAAAAGGCAAGTGATTCTGATAAAAGACATTAAAATACTCACCCACAGTTGTAAACGGATGCCCTTTAATTTTATGCTTACTAATCAAGTTTTTAGTAATCAGTTGCAACTGAATAAAAAATAACTCTTCAAACTTTAATCGGTATTGGGCTTTCGCCAAAGCATCAGTGCTTTTTGGAAAATGTATATTGAACAAAGCAGTTCTTTTAGGAATCAGCTTCAATTCGTTTGTTAGATAATCAGGTAGTGTTTCTGTAAACAAGGTTTGTGTTTCCAGAAATAGTTGTTGCATGAGTTTATTAATTACTCGATTAGAAATACCTCGATTTGTCAAGGTTTCTGTTGAAGGATAAACAGGTTGCATAGCCGAACGCAAACTTTGCTGATGCTCAGCCATTAATTCAATTTCGGGATGCGACATACTAAACTGACTGCCGTACAAACTGCATTTTCCAAAAATAACGCAAACTTCATTGAGTTTTAAGCTTTCACGAATCCATTTATGCCCTTGAAACCAATTTAAATCAATTTGACCTGTGTCATCAACAAAAGTAGCTACCAAACGTTTTTTGTTCTTAGCAAACTCAACTGTTTTTATATTGATGATTTTACCAATAATCTGAACTTCAGAACCGGTATTTTGTAATTCATTAATCTTATAATATCGAGTTCTGTCTATGTATCGATTCGGAAAAAAATTAACCAAATCCATGTATTTATGAATTCCCAATTCCTTACGTAGTAATTCGCCCCGATTGGGACCAACGCCTTTTAAATATTCGATAGGAGTTTGAAGGATATTATTAGACATTTTTTTTGATTGCTCGATTATTAGATTATTAGAATTTTAGACTACTTAAATTTAAATTTCAATTAGATTATTTTGGACTTACAACCCTTTTAATCTATAACTTTTCAATTATTGAATCTTTTAAGTTCTATTTAATCTTTCAATAGTTATAAAAAGCGAAGATAGATTTTAATTAGGAAATTTAAAAATTGACTTGTTAGACTTTGAATATTTATATCTTTGAAAAATAAAATAAACACAATGACAACTCATCTCGCATTACTACGTGGTATCAATGTTTCTGGACATAACATGATAAAAATGGAAGCTTTAAAGGCTACTTTAGAAAATATAGGCTTTAAAAATGTGCAGACCTATATTCAATCCGGTAATGTTTTTGTAGACACTGATGAAGAAAATGCTTCAAAAGTTGGCTTTTTAATCAAACAAGAAATATTTAAAGTATTTGGACATGAAGTGCCAATTGTAGTTATTAACAAAGAAGACTTAGAAGCTTGTTTTAAGAACAATCCTTTTTTAAAAGAAAAAGATGCTGACATTAAAAAATTATATGTCGCTTTTGTCTCGATTGCACTACGAAGCGAAAGTATAAATGATTTAAAAATTAGTCAATTCAAACCCGACGAAGCAAGTATTGATGGTAATAGAATATTTATTAAATATGCTGTTGGAGCAGGAAAAACAAGATTTGACCAAAAATATATTGAGAAAAAATTAAACGTAACAGCAACAATCAGAAATTGGAATACGGTAACTCAATTATTAAAAATATACGAAGAAAGGGAAGAAGCATGAAAATAATTTTAAAAGCATCTTTTTTAATTACATTACTACTTCAGTTAAGTTGTAATAAAACTGCAGTACCTCAAGATAATCCTATTTTGAAAAATGAGCATAAAGAGAATATTACAATTGAAGAAAAGAAGCCTAATGCAGTAACTGATACATACACACAGGAAGACTTCAATGATTTCTTTAGATTATTCAATAAAGACTCTGATTTTCAGTCTAGTAGAATTAAATTTCCGCTAAAAGTAAAAATTAATAATGATGATTTTGAACTAGTTGATTACGTAATTCATAAAAAAGAATACAGTACTATAAACTTGGTAAAAAAACCAGAAGAAAGAGATTATAAGCAGCAAATAATCCTTAAAAAAGATACGGTTGTAATTGAACAACGTGGTATCAATAATGGGATTTTTATAGATTATTATTTTAAAAGAGTAAATGGAAAATGGCAACTTGCAACTTGGGTTGATGTTTCAACTTAGAATCAATTTGAAGCTGGAATAACTATTTTTTTTAAATAAATAGTATCCATATTATGAATAGCACCCTTTCTCATTCCGCCACCAAAGGGATTATGTAAATTTATATATTCCCTCTGATACCCTTCTTTATAAACAGCCTCATTAACGATTAGTGGTGGGGCTTCATACCCAACAAAAGTAAACTGGCGATATCTCTTTTCTTTTAAATTAAAATAACCAGCTCCATTAGTTGAAGTTTCCCCAACATTACAATTTTCAATAGGAACTTTAGTGCTTTCATCAAAGATATAACCCATAATTCGAGGTCTTTGACATCTGCTCACCCAACAACTTTGAAATAGAAAACCAATACTAATTATGAAAATTAATACCCCGTATTTTTTTAAATTAAATATATTCACTTTTATGTATTGATTCCTTCTAAATTTTTAATCATTTCATTCGCCATTGGTGTATTCATACGGCGCAATTCAGCAATCATAAGTTGTTTTTGATCTTCAGGTATTACTGGAATTGGTTTGATGAATTGATCCTGAGGTGCTTCTTTATAAAACATAGCATCAGTCCA
The nucleotide sequence above comes from Flavobacterium branchiarum. Encoded proteins:
- the recG gene encoding ATP-dependent DNA helicase RecG is translated as MSNNILQTPIEYLKGVGPNRGELLRKELGIHKYMDLVNFFPNRYIDRTRYYKINELQNTGSEVQIIGKIINIKTVEFAKNKKRLVATFVDDTGQIDLNWFQGHKWIRESLKLNEVCVIFGKCSLYGSQFSMSHPEIELMAEHQQSLRSAMQPVYPSTETLTNRGISNRVINKLMQQLFLETQTLFTETLPDYLTNELKLIPKRTALFNIHFPKSTDALAKAQYRLKFEELFFIQLQLITKNLISKHKIKGHPFTTVGEYFNVFYQNHLPFQLTNAQKRVIKEIRVDMGSNAQMNRLLQGDVGSGKTIVAFMSMLLAMDNGFQACLMAPTEILANQHFVGLSELAATLNINVKLLTGSTRIAARRIIHEELENGSLHIIIGTHALLEDKVKFKNLGLAVIDEQHRFGVEQRSKLWKKNEIPPHVLVMTATPIPRTLAMSLYGDLDISVIDELPPGRKPIQTVHRYDSNRLKVWKFLRDEIALGRQIYIVYPLIQESEKMDFKDLMDGYESISRDFPLPKYSISILHGKMKPADKDSEMKRFSEGKTNIMVATTVIEVGVNVPNASVMIIESAERFGLSQLHQLRGRVGRGAEQSYCILMTSHKLSSDSKTRMETMVQTNDGFEIAEVDLKLRGPGDLMGTQQSGVLNLQIADIVRDRDILSLARNYALMILKEDAPLQKPENAILKAIFIELTKKKNIWNYIS
- a CDS encoding DUF1697 domain-containing protein, producing MTTHLALLRGINVSGHNMIKMEALKATLENIGFKNVQTYIQSGNVFVDTDEENASKVGFLIKQEIFKVFGHEVPIVVINKEDLEACFKNNPFLKEKDADIKKLYVAFVSIALRSESINDLKISQFKPDEASIDGNRIFIKYAVGAGKTRFDQKYIEKKLNVTATIRNWNTVTQLLKIYEEREEA
- a CDS encoding DUF4348 domain-containing protein, which translates into the protein MKIILKASFLITLLLQLSCNKTAVPQDNPILKNEHKENITIEEKKPNAVTDTYTQEDFNDFFRLFNKDSDFQSSRIKFPLKVKINNDDFELVDYVIHKKEYSTINLVKKPEERDYKQQIILKKDTVVIEQRGINNGIFIDYYFKRVNGKWQLATWVDVST